ACGCTAAAGTAATGGTCTATAATTGCATCCATTAAAGTGTAAAGGAGATAATCAGACTTCATACTTCTTATTCTACCTTTGGCATGTCGTATTCGGTCTCTTAAAACATCAAAAACGTCACCTTCTGCTTCTTGAAAAGATAATACATAGTTTTTTCCTAAAACAAAGCTTACTTGTTCTGATATGATCTTCTCGTCTTTATCATAGTAGAGCATTTTTAAGACTACAAATAGATAATCATCATACTCATCAATTTTTGGACGTTGTGAGATGTTTACAATATCTTCTAATACTAAAGGATGAATTTCAAAATGAGTACCTAATTTTTCAATATCATTTACATGACTTAAACCATTTAAATTAATCCAAGTAACAGAATCGGAATACTTATAATCAAATGTTTCTTCAATAGTTTCAAGCTCTTTTTCTGTAGACTGATCTTTATTATAATCAATAGCTTCAATAAATATTTTAGAGCTAGACTTTTCTCCGGTATAAATAATACTACCTGGAACTTGACCTATTTTTTTTTGATAATTTTTGCTTCTAGTCTTTGCCATGATATAACTATATGTAATGTTTAAATAGCATCACTACCATCGTCAATAGCGTCCTTTTCTATTAAAGTTACCGCTTTTTGTAACATTAAATTGTTTGGGTATGTTACTAAGTCGCCGTTTTCAAGACGTAAATGTAATTGGAAAGCTCTTATATCTTCAATAATCGCTGTAATAGGAAAATCTTTATCATGTATTTCTATTTTATCTCCTACTTTATAAGGGAAGTTAAAAAACATAATAATACCCGATGTAATATTGCTTAAAATGGACCAAATGGCAAATAAGGCAATACCAATTATCGCAAAAACCGAAGAAAAAATGACTGTAAGATCTGCTAATTTGGCGCCTAGATTGTAGGATTCAATAAGTAATGCAATTAAAAAAAGGGTAACTGTTATGTATCTGCGAATAAGCCTTATTCTAGCATCATTTATACCATTTCTTCTAGCTACTTTAGTAATAGTGAAATGGATTATAAATCTTATAATAAGTAATGAAATTAAAATGATTCCGCTCCAAAGTAATTCACTTTGGTATTTATCAAAAAAACCAATAAAGTTCATAAAGTATTATATTTTTAATTAATACAAAGATACATTCAAAAAAAATAGTAGATTAATTTATTTGAAGTGTATCTCTTAAAATGACATCTTTATTATCGTGTTTTTTCCAATAAGCAGTTTTTATTGTTTTTATGTGGGTCGCTTTTGTTGTCATTATTTTTGCTCTGTCTCCAAAACCACTTTTATAAGTCTCTTCCCAACCTAGAATATTATAAGGAAAACTAGTGTTAAAGTTTATACTAATTGTTCTGTTTAACTCTTGATAAGATATACTGTAAGTGTTATTTTTTAAATTAGCAACTGCTTTATATGCTTTTATAGGAATATGTCGTAATCTGGTATATTCAAAAGAGGGGACGATTTTTAAATCGCCTGTAGGTAGAGATTTTGGATCGATACGTAATTGCGTCCATAACTCATTTTCTAAAATAGTTTTGTTTATTTTAAAACTGGTATCACCTTCATTTTCAAAATATGAATGCGACATGATTTCAAACTGCTCTTTGTTATTAAGTTGCGTGTAAACATGTCCACACCATTCTTGAATTGAACTAGAGACTTTTATTGCATGTTTATTGTTTGAAACAGGATAAAATGTACTTTGCATGATGGAGTATGGATACATACCCGTATTAAATTTTTTAACGGCATTTAGTTTTAATACAGCTATGTTATTTGTATTGTTTTTATCTGCTTTTACCTGTTTCTTTGGTAGGAAATCTTCGGTTACATAAATTAAAATTGCTTTTCCGTTACGTATTTCTCCATAGCGTGCTTGTTCTAGCTTGTACGATGTGATTTCGGCATTATTAGCATACCAATAATCTTTAAATTCTTTAGAGATTTTCTTGTTATTAAAATCTTGACTTGCAACAAAATTGGAGTCTACATTTTCGTTTAAATTTTTTGAAATGCTTTCTTTTTTACACGATGTAGTTGTTATTAATACGCCTATGGCTAGCCAAAAAAGTAATTTAACTTTAGTAATCTTTTTCATTGTAATGGCTTTTGTTATAAAGTTACTGACTTAAGAAGTATTTGCAATGTCATTTAACGTTTTGTAAACAAGATGAATAGGTAGTCCCATGACATTAAAATAAGAGCCTTCTAATTTTGTAACTCCAATTTGTCCAATCCAATCTTGAATGCCATAAGCACCAGCTTTGTCGTAAGGTTTTGCGGTTTTTATATAGAATAAAATTTCTTCGTCGGTTAAACTTTTAAACGCTACTTTAGTAATAGCGTGCAGTGTTTTTTCGTACGTTTTTGTAGTGAAACAAACCGAAGTAATAACCTCATGAGTTTCATTACTTAGCGATTTTAAAATACTAAACGCTTCGTTTTCATCTCTTGGTTTTCCTAATGCTTTGTTATTGTGCCAAACTATGGTGTCGCTAGTAATGAGTATATCGTTTTTTTGTAATTCATCTTTAAAAGGCAACGCTTTTAGTTGAGCTAAATAATTACTAATTTCAAAATGGGTTAAACGTTTTGGGTATTCTTCTTTAATAGGTTTTAAGCGAATTTCATAATCAAGACCTAAGTTTTTAAAAAACTCTTGACGTCTAGGAGATCCCGAAGCTAAAATGATGTGATAGTCTTTAAGTTTTTCGCTTAACATATTTAAAATAAGATATACTTGTATAAAAGTAAAGAAAGCATTCCGAAAACCATAACTATTTTTAGTATACTACTAATATGATGGTATTCTTTTTTTGTTTTTGCATTAAAAGATTTAATACTAATATAAAGTAATGGTCCAATAATGAAAAGCAAAAAATATCCAACAGCTATTTCGTTTTTATAAAGAGAATTTATAACATAAAAGGTTATAGAAAGTAAAGGAATAAGAGATAATACGAATAATACGTTTGTAGCTCGTGTTCTTCCTATAGCGATTGGCAGAGTATTCATACCTGCTTTATAATCACCATCAATATCTTCTAAGTCTTTAGCAATTTCTCTCAATAAATTAATCATGAAAGCAAATACGGCATAATCGAATATTATTTTGAAAAAGGTTAGTTGAGTTTGTTGATTTTGAAGGGTTATAGCTGGAAGTAATTCGAAAATACCAACAATTAAAATACTTAATGCAACTATAATAGAAATAATAATATTTCCTATTAGCAATGTTTGTTTTAAATAACTAGCATACACATATAGTAAAGCTGAAATAATGACAAATAAAGAGAAGAACGCATTTTTATCTACTTTATTAGATAAGTAAAACCCAATACCAACGCCAATAACATTAAAAATAATGAATAGGGTATAAGCCGTTTTTTCTGAAATAGTTTTGCCAACAATAAGCTTTTCAGGCTTGTTTACAAAATCGGTTTCAACATCATAAATATCATTAATAATATTTCCTGCAGCCGCAATAAAAATGGTGGCTAGTATTAAAAGAAAAATGCCTAAAGCATTAAGAGTTGTGCTTACACCAAAAGGTTCTAAAAGTGCATATTTTATTAATGATTGCACTAAGGCAATCATTAATAAGTTTTTCCAACGGATAAGGTTTAAAATGCTATGCATTTAGTTAAAAATGAATAGTTAATAAATTAGCCACGAATTCACGAATAATCATTTTTAATTCCTGTTAACTGAGACTGAATACTAAAACTTAATCGTACTTCGCGTTAAAATTACCATGCCATTTCCCTTGTACTTTAAGGACTTGTTCAATAACATCGCGAGCGGCACCTTTGCCTCCTTTTTTATGAGAAATATATTTTGAAATATTCTTGATTTCAGGAACGGCATCTTGCGGACAACAAGGTAAGCCAATACCTTTCATTACAGGGTAATCTGGAATGTCGTCACCCATATAAAGGACGTTTTCAGATTTTATATCGTTAGCGGTAAGGTATTCATCTAGCTGTTCAATTTTATTATGGGCACCTAAATATATATCAGTAATGCCTAATCCTTTTAATCTTAAACGAACCCCTTCATTAGATCCTCCAGAAATAATACATATGTTAAATCCAGAATCAATTGCTGTTTTTAATGCATAACCGTCTTTAATACTCATTTTACGTAACAAATCCCCATTAGTTAAAACAGTAACCGAACCATCAGTTAGCACACCGTCTACATCAAAAATAAATGTAGTAATATGATTTAAATATTCTTTATAACTTTTTTCTTCCATGAGTGTGTTGTATAGAGGTTGTAAGTAATTCGTAAATGTCTTTATGGTGTTGTTCTTTTAAAAGCTTCAAGTGTTTTTTGATGGTTTTTTTATCATTACGCTTCGCAGGACCTGTTTGTGCTTTAAAAGGCGATAAGTCTTGAACTTTTTTAGCAGTTTCTAAAATAAGCGGTTTTAACATATCAAATTCGGCACCTTCACTTTCTGTTATTTCGTGTCCGATTCTATATAATTGATTCGTGAAGTTATTTACAAAAACAGCGGCTAAATGCAATATTTTACGTTGGTCTCCATTAACTCTTTTTTTGGACTTCCAATAGCAACAGCTAGGTTTTTTATAGTAGCATAACATTCTTTATTGATGGTTTCAAGGCATATAGGCACATTTTTAAAATCCATTTCGGCGTCTTTGCTAAATGTTTGCAGTGGATAAAATACACCACGTTTGTGTTTTTTGTCAATATCATAAACACTAACGCTTCCAGACGTGTGTACAACTAGTCTGTTTTCAAAAGGGATTTGAGAAGAAAGTTCAGCTATCGCATCATCGCTTACCGCTAGAATGTATATATCTGCATCTTTTAGTGTCGACAAATCATCTGTTATATCAACCTTGTTTTTATAAGCTTCAATAGATTTTAAGTTTCTATTAAACCATTGGTTTACAATTATATTATCTGCTTTATTAAAAGCTTTAAACAAATGTGTTGCCACATTTCCTGCGCCAAGAATTACTACTGAAATCATAACGCTAAAATAAGTAAGTATTACATGATATAAAAGCCTTATAGTTTATCTTTGTTAACTATGACAAAAAAAGATATTAGCACAAGAGAAGATATATTTTTACTCGTATCTTCTTTTTATAAAAAGGTTAGAAAGGATCCTGTTTTAGGACCGTTTTTTAATGACGCTATAAAAGATTGGGACGAGCATTTACATAAGCTAACTACCTTTTGGGAATCCAGTCTTTTTATGACTCGAAAATTAGAGCATAAGTACAAAGGGAATCCATTAGAAGTTCATGCGAAAGTTGATAAGGACAACAATAATTCTATAACCGAACTTCATTTTGGCTTATGGTTAAATCTTTGGTTCCAAACTATAGATGAGCTTTTTGAAGGTGATTATGCCGAAAATGCAAAACGACGTGCCAGAAAAATGGGAACCTTTTTTTATTTAAAAATTTTTGAAGCGCGAGGTGAGTAGTCTTCACTTCTTAGTCATTAGTTCTTAGTATGAAGTATTCATTCCCTTTACTTTGGTCTTCCAGTTTGTGTCTTTGGTTTTTTTTAAGCACTTTAACACTTTTGAATAAACTTAAATCATTAAATTTGCATCTCCTTAAAAAGGGCTTATATTATGCAAGATAAACTCTCCAAAATTCTTTTTTCAACACGACTTACCGCTATTTTATTTCTTGCCTTTGCAGCTGCTATGGCAACAGGTACATTTTTAGACGCTGGACAAGCAACATCACCTACGCCATACACTAGAAATTTAATATATAATGCTTGGTGGTTTGAAGCTATTATGGTGTTTTTTGTGATTAATTTCTGTGGAAATATTTTTAGATACCGTTTATATAAAAAAGAAAAGTGGTCAACATTACTATTGCATTTAGCTTTCATCTTCATTTTAATAGGTGCATTTATTACAAGATATGCCAGTTTTGAAGGTATGATGGCGATACGGGAAGGCGCAACTGAAAACACTTTTTTATCTCAAAAAACATATATAACAACTTATATAGATGGAGATTATGAAATTGATGGTGTCCCTCAGCGGTTACCTATTCAACGAGAAGTTGATTTTTCTGGACGTTTAGAAAACCATTTTAAAATTGAAACGAAATATAATCAGCAGCCAATAACTATAGAACTTGAAAAGTTCATAGTAGGAGCTGAAGAAGATATTATACCCAATGAAAGCGGAGAGCAATATTTAAAGTTAGTGGAAGCAGGAGGTAACGGACCTCATAATCACTTTTTAAAAGTAGGGCAGGTAAGTAGTATTCATAATGTTTTAATAGCATTAAATAAACCAACCGATGGTGCTATAAATATTACTTATAAAAATGATAATTTAACTATTCAATCGCCATTTGAAGGAGAATATATGACTATGGCTACTATGGCGCAAGGAAAATTGGTTAAAGACAGTTTGCAGCCTTTAATATTACGTTCGCGTTACGTGATTGGTAATATGCAAATGGTGTTTCCAAAACCTGTTGTAAAAGGGGTGTTTGATATTGTACAAAAATCAAGAATTTTAAAGAATGATAGCGATGGTTTAGTATTAAAAGTAACTACAAATGGAGAAACAAAGCGTGTCGGTTTATTGGGAGGCAAAGGCATGAATAATGCTTTTAAACAAATTAAAGTCGGTGGATTAGATTTTGCTTTTAAATACGGATCTAAAGTTCTAGAATTGCCGTTTTCAATAAAATTGAATGATTTTGAAGCGGAACGTTACCCTGGAACAGAAAAAGGTTACTCGTCATATTCTAGTAAAGTTACAGTTATCGATGATAAAACAGATGATTTTGATTATAAGATATTTATGAATAATATTTTAGATCATGGTGGTTATCGCTTTTTTCAATCGAGTTTCGATCCTGATGAAAAAGGAACTGTGCTCTCTGTTAATCACGATTATTGGGGCTCTTTATTGACTTATATTGGCTATTTTATGCTATACTTTGGACTAATGGCTATTCTGTTTTCAAAGCATTCTCGTTTTGGCGATTTAAAAAAGCAATTAGAAAAAGTTAAAGCTAAAAAAGCAAAACTACTTACTGTTATTGTATTGTGTTTTGGATTAAATGTATTTTCTCAAGGACATTCTGAAAATGATGGTCACGATCATTCTAGACCAACAAAAACTCAAATGGATTCAGTCCTAAAAGCGAATATAACACCAAAAGCGCATGCCGATGAATTTGGACATTTAGTTATTCAAGATCTTAGCGGACGTATGATGCCTGTAGATACTTATGCGTCTGAAATGCTTCGTAAATTAAGTAAACAGGAATCTTATGAAGAGTTTGATGCTAACCAAGTGTTTTTGTCTATTCAAGAAAGTCCGCAACTTTGGTACAACATACCTATCATATATTTAAAACCTAAAAAAGCCGATTCGATACGTAAGCTTATTGGGGTTGAAAAAACTGTAAAGTATGCTACTCTTGCAGACTTTTTTACGGATAGAGGGGCGTATAAATTAGCGCCTTATTTAGATGAAGCATATAAAGCTCAGGTGCCTAGTGGTTTTCAAAAAGAATTTAAAGAAGCAGATCAACGTGTTAATTTATTATATAATGCTGTTGAAGGCATGTCTTTAAAAATATTTCCAATTCCAGATGATGATAATAATAAATGGATTTCTGCTTACGATTATAAGTTTGGTAATCATAAAATAGAAGATTCTCTGTATGGAAATTTTATCAAAAACGGATTTAAAGCCTACTTGTATACGCTTAATAACGCTAAACAAACAGGTGATTTTTCCGAAGCATCAAAACTTTTGGCTGCTTTCAAAAAAACACAACATCAATTGGGAAGTAGCGTCATGCTAAGCGACGATAAAATAAACACTGAAATCCTATATAACAGGTATGATATTTTTAAGAAGTTGTTCAGTTGGTATATGTATGCAGGTACTTTATTATTTGTGTTATTAATTGTTCAAATATTTAAAGATAAGAGTAAAATATTAGATACTTCTGTAACAGTTTTTAAGTTTATTATTTTAGGTTTATTTGTTTTGCATACGGCGGGTTTAATTGCACGTTGGTACATATCTGGTCACGCACCTTGGAGTGATGCTTATGAGTCTATGATTTATGTAGCCTGGGCAACCATGTTCTTTGGTTTGGCTTTTGGAAGAAAGAGCGATTTAACACTTGCTTCTACCGCATTTGTAACTTCTATGATTTTAATGATAGCCCATTGGAATTGGATGGATCCAGCAATTGCTAACCTTCAACCAGTTTTAAATAGTTATTGGCTCATGATTCATGTCGCAGTTATTGTTGCTAGTTACGGACCTTTTACCTTAGGGATGATTTTAGGTGTGGTGTCTTTATTTTTAATGATTTTTACTACTGAAAAGAACAAAACTAAAATGTCATTAAATATAAATGAACTTACTATAATTAATGAAATGGCTTTAACAGTTGGTCTAGTCATGCTTACCATTGGAAACTTTTTAGGTGGTATGTGGGCTAACGAAAGTTGGGGACGCTATTGGGGTTGGGATCCAAAAGAAACTTGGGCACTTATTAGTATTATGATTTATGCCTTTGTAATACATATGCGATTGGTTCCTGGGCTTCGTGGGCGTTGGGGTTTCAATTTAGCTTCAATTATAGCTTATGCTAGTATTTTAATGACGTATTTTGGGGTGAATTTCTATCTAGCTGGACTTCACAGTTATGCCAGTGGCGATCAAATTGTAAGTGTTAAATTTATAATAATTGCTTGCGTAATTGTTGCAATACTTGGTGGATTCGCCTATCGAGGTTATGCGAAACATTATAAAAAGTAATCTTTTGTTTCCTTTTTATAACAGGCTCAGGCTTTATTAATAAAAATAGGCTAGTTTTTCAAATCTATAAAATACAACTGAATTTTTAAAGTTTAGGTATGAAACTATTCAAAGAATTTAAAGAGTTTGCTGTAAAAGGTAATATGATGGATATGGCCATTGGTATTATTATTGGCGCAGCATTTAATAAAGTAATTGATGTATTAGTAAAGAAAATATTTTTACCACCATTATCTTTATTAACAGGAGGTGTTAATTTTCAAAATAGACGTATTATATTAAAAGAAGCGGTAACTGATGCTGCAGGAACTCTTATTACAGATGAAGTAGCTATAGGTTATGGGGCTTTAGGAGAAGTGTTATTAGATTTTCTTATTATAGGTTTTACAGTATTTATTATTGTTAAATTTATGAATAGATTAAGAAATAAAGCTCAAGATACAAAAGACGAAACCGTTGCAACGCCAAAAGATATTGAGTTACTTTCTCATCTTACCGAATTAATGGAAGAACAAAATGCTTTACTAAAAGCTAAACAATAATTATGGCAAAAACAGGACGCGATAAAAATACCAAAAACAAAGCAAAGCATTCTAAGTTAATGGCTCAGAAAAAGAACAAGAAAAAAGCTGAGGAAGTTTTAAGAAAAGAGCGTTTAAAAGCTATTATTAATAAAGCTAAGGAAGAAAAATAAAGGGAGTAGCTAATTTTTTAAGAGAACTTGTAATGTTTATGTTTAAGTTTCGACGAAGTTTAAATATGATTAAATCATAATATTATGAGAGTATTCTATTTGTTTTTTCTAGTTTTAATTTCTTTTCAATCGTGTTCAACATCAAGTAATGATGATATGATTGTAAAAGAAGAGAAGGAAATGGAAATGAAAGAGGAGATGCAAATGGAAGAAGATATGTCTAATTCAAATTTGTTATCTGGCGATTTTATTTCTGGTGCACATACAACTTCAGGCAAAGCTTCTGTAAACGAAGATAATACCACTTTATCATTTTTAAATTTTAAGACAGATGAAGGTCCTTTATTAGAAATATATTTAGCTACAGATACTTCTGCTAAAGAATATATAACATTAGGTGTTATAAAAGGAGTTAATGGTAATTACGAATATGATTTACCTGAAAACATTGATTTAGTAAAGTATAATCATGTACTTGTTTGGTGTGTTACTTTTTCTGTTAATTTTGGGCATGCTGTGTTAAAGTAACGTTTTTATTTTATTATAATAAACCTCTTTAAAATCACCAATTTTTAAATTAGCATTTGTGTAATCTTGATTTTTAGAGTGTTCACTATCAAATCCGACGCAAAATATATTAGCAGCGTTAGCAGCAGCTATTCCGTTAGTAGAATCTTCAATAACAATACACTCTTCTGTATTAAAACCAGAGGCTTCGGCAGCTTTAATAAAAATTTCAGGATGTGGTTTTGATGCTTTTAAATCGGCGCCACTTAATTTTGCTTTAAAATATTTATTTAAATCAAAACGATTAAAAATACGGTCAATACTTGGCATAGATGCAGATGATGCTAAAACTAAAGTTAAATCATTAGCGTGATAATCTTTTATTAAATTTAAAACACCATCAATTAAATCGAATGTTTTATCATTTTCAAAAATGTATTCATAATGTTTACGTTTAATAGCAACTAAAGTTTCGGGTGTTTCTTTAAGTTTAAAAGTGTCTTTAACATACTTGCACACATTTAATGTAGATTGTCCAGTACAAGATTCGTAAAGGGCATCAGACACCTTAATATTTACTTCTTCAAACATTTTGTGGTAGGCCTTATGGTGTAAAGTCTCACTATTAATAATAACCCCATCCATGTCAAAAATAACTGCTTTTAGCATCTTTAATTTTTTTTTGCGAAGATAAAGAATCAAAATTATTTCCTAGATTCATTTTGTAGTTTGTAATGATTAATTTTGTATCATTATTGCAGAACATTAGTTATACTTAAAGTTAAATATAAAATCATCAAAACAAATCCAACCTTCCACAAAAGAAATAAGCATAAATCAGGATATGATTTGGATGTTTTATGTGAAAAATATCCAGATTTATTACCCTTTGTATTTAAAAATAAATACGAAACGAAAACTATAGATTTCGCAAATCCAAAAGCGGTAAAAGCTTTAAATACAGCTTTGTTGTTTAAGTATTATGATATTAAATTTTGGGAATTCTCAGATAGTAATTTATGTCCGCCAATTCCTGGGCGCGTAGATTATATACATCATCTTTCAGATTTGATTCGTAAATCTGAAATTAAAGAAGATATAACAATTTTAGATGTTGGCGTAGGAGCAACCTGTATATATCCTATTTTAGGACATGCTGAATATGATTGGCATTTTGTAGGCACCGATATTGATGAAAATTCATTACAGTTTACTCAGAAAATCATAAACGAGAATGAGTTGGAAGCTGCTATATCATTGCGACACCAAAAAGATACATCTCAAATTTTTAAAGGGATTTTAAATAAAAATGACAAGTTTGCAGCGTCTATTTGTAATCCGCCATTCTACAAATCGGAAGTAGAAGCATTAGAAGCAACTACTAGAAAATTAAAAGGATTGAATAGGGAAGTGGATGCTACTGTTAGAAATTTTTCTGGCACACATCATGAACTTTGGTATAATGGAGGTGAAAAAGCATTTCTTCATAATTATTTGTATGAGAGTTCTTTGTTTAAAGAACAGTGTCATTGGTTTACAACACTAGTTTCAAAAAAAGACTTGGTAAAAGGGATGTATTCGTCTTTGAAGAAATTAGGAGCTACCGATATTAAAACCTTAAATATGGGGCAGGGTAATAAAATTTCACGAATTGTAGCTTGGACTTTTTTAGAAAAATAAGTATCTAAAAACTAGGTCTTTGTTTTCTTTATATGATTTGTTTTTATATAGTACCCAATTTCTATTCTGTGTAAATTTAGACCATTTATTTTTCGGTTTACATATCCCATTTGTAGATTGTTAGATTTAGAAATATTGATGCCTAATGCACTGTAAAACCTGTTTTCGGTTGTAAATCCCTTGTTTAAAGTTGTGAAAAACTCATTGTTTAGTCGAATAAATAAATATTTGTCTAATTTGATGCTTGTACCTAAGCGGTAACGTAATCGATGGTTTGTTTTGTTTGTTACAGGCGTGTTAAGAAACCGTTGTTCTACTCTAAACCGATGATCTATTGGTAATTTGGAAATGGTATGTTTATAAGTAATTTGTTCAAATATTCTATTTTCAAAAGTATGGTTAGAATTTGTATTAAAAGCACTATCAATATCAAGATATCCATACGAAACATTTACAATTAATTTTGGTGAGATATAATAATTTAATCCAGAACTTAAAAATATTAAATTAAAATTATCACCTACTTCGTAAAGCCATAATTGAGAGCAGGTGTGAATACTGATTTTTTCAGATATTTTATGAGTTCCTGAATATGTAAACCAAGAGCCTAATTTTTTTTCTGGGTTAG
The nucleotide sequence above comes from Flavobacteriaceae bacterium HL-DH10. Encoded proteins:
- the mscL gene encoding large conductance mechanosensitive channel protein MscL codes for the protein MKLFKEFKEFAVKGNMMDMAIGIIIGAAFNKVIDVLVKKIFLPPLSLLTGGVNFQNRRIILKEAVTDAAGTLITDEVAIGYGALGEVLLDFLIIGFTVFIIVKFMNRLRNKAQDTKDETVATPKDIELLSHLTELMEEQNALLKAKQ
- a CDS encoding DM13 domain-containing protein, with the translated sequence MRVFYLFFLVLISFQSCSTSSNDDMIVKEEKEMEMKEEMQMEEDMSNSNLLSGDFISGAHTTSGKASVNEDNTTLSFLNFKTDEGPLLEIYLATDTSAKEYITLGVIKGVNGNYEYDLPENIDLVKYNHVLVWCVTFSVNFGHAVLK
- a CDS encoding HAD family phosphatase; the protein is MLKAVIFDMDGVIINSETLHHKAYHKMFEEVNIKVSDALYESCTGQSTLNVCKYVKDTFKLKETPETLVAIKRKHYEYIFENDKTFDLIDGVLNLIKDYHANDLTLVLASSASMPSIDRIFNRFDLNKYFKAKLSGADLKASKPHPEIFIKAAEASGFNTEECIVIEDSTNGIAAANAANIFCVGFDSEHSKNQDYTNANLKIGDFKEVYYNKIKTLL
- the rlmF gene encoding 23S rRNA (adenine(1618)-N(6))-methyltransferase RlmF; this encodes MYHYCRTLVILKVKYKIIKTNPTFHKRNKHKSGYDLDVLCEKYPDLLPFVFKNKYETKTIDFANPKAVKALNTALLFKYYDIKFWEFSDSNLCPPIPGRVDYIHHLSDLIRKSEIKEDITILDVGVGATCIYPILGHAEYDWHFVGTDIDENSLQFTQKIINENELEAAISLRHQKDTSQIFKGILNKNDKFAASICNPPFYKSEVEALEATTRKLKGLNREVDATVRNFSGTHHELWYNGGEKAFLHNYLYESSLFKEQCHWFTTLVSKKDLVKGMYSSLKKLGATDIKTLNMGQGNKISRIVAWTFLEK
- a CDS encoding DUF2490 domain-containing protein; this encodes MKRLLIIFVFCLNIALGFCQSNPEKKLGSWFTYSGTHKISEKISIHTCSQLWLYEVGDNFNLIFLSSGLNYYISPKLIVNVSYGYLDIDSAFNTNSNHTFENRIFEQITYKHTISKLPIDHRFRVEQRFLNTPVTNKTNHRLRYRLGTSIKLDKYLFIRLNNEFFTTLNKGFTTENRFYSALGINISKSNNLQMGYVNRKINGLNLHRIEIGYYIKTNHIKKTKT